A region of Clostridium acetobutylicum ATCC 824 DNA encodes the following proteins:
- a CDS encoding biotin--[acetyl-CoA-carboxylase] ligase: MERGNFSLNINKINSLLTTKYIGRNLILLDSIDSTNLEAKRLIMRAVAEGSLIISEEQTLGKCRFSDRTWSSPKYKGLWMSLILKPNVKKTLFPLITQLAAASLTNSFNKMNINCLIKWPNDILLNNKKLVGILAEVSEDINNTSNIILGIGINVNQDYNDFSPEISKKATSLRIELNEPISRETILSNILNDFEIIYENFLETQDPNSFLDICKKNSALIGKEIAITKKDHTEAAKVIDISRKGELVVTFNDGHTENLISGEVTLNKFY, from the coding sequence ATGGAAAGAGGGAATTTTTCTTTAAATATAAATAAAATAAATTCACTATTAACCACGAAATATATCGGAAGAAATTTAATACTTTTAGATTCTATAGATTCAACAAATTTAGAAGCCAAGCGTCTTATAATGAGAGCTGTAGCTGAAGGAAGTCTTATAATTTCTGAAGAGCAAACCCTTGGAAAATGTAGATTTTCAGATAGAACCTGGAGTTCACCTAAATATAAGGGCTTATGGATGTCACTAATTTTAAAACCTAACGTAAAAAAAACACTTTTTCCTCTAATAACACAGTTAGCAGCAGCCTCTCTTACTAACTCTTTTAATAAAATGAACATCAATTGTCTAATAAAGTGGCCTAACGATATCCTTCTAAATAATAAAAAACTAGTAGGTATTCTAGCTGAGGTTTCTGAAGACATCAATAACACTTCAAATATAATTTTAGGAATTGGAATAAACGTAAATCAAGATTACAATGATTTTTCGCCAGAGATATCAAAAAAAGCTACTTCTTTAAGAATAGAATTAAATGAACCAATCTCAAGAGAAACCATACTATCTAACATATTAAATGACTTCGAAATAATCTATGAAAACTTTTTAGAGACTCAAGATCCCAATAGCTTTTTAGACATATGCAAAAAAAATTCAGCGCTTATAGGAAAGGAAATTGCTATTACAAAAAAAGACCACACTGAAGCTGCTAAAGTAATAGACATAAGCAGAAAAGGTGAATTAGTAGTTACCTTTAAT
- the ribD gene encoding bifunctional diaminohydroxyphosphoribosylaminopyrimidine deaminase/5-amino-6-(5-phosphoribosylamino)uracil reductase RibD, which translates to MKRALEIAEKGSGYVNPNPMVGAVIVKDNKIVGEGYHEKFGGNHAEVNALNMAGKDAEGSELYVTLEPCSHYGKTPPCALAVVKAGIKRVIIAMEDPNPLVSTKGIKILKENGIEVITGVMKKESEKLNEVFIKYITTKRPFITMKMASTLDGKICTVSGESRWISGQTSRKYVHHLRSKYMSIMVGVGTAINDNPLLTTRIEGENVRSPIAIIVDSKLRVPKDLRIFNTLQERKIIIATTEYADKNKENELINMGVSIIKTPNKNGRVNLDYLLDELGKIGIDSVLLEGGSELNFSFIKEENIDKIMCFIAPMIVGGEKAKGAVGGKGIEKLKDSIKIYDMDSEKIGEDILVSGYLNRG; encoded by the coding sequence ATGAAAAGAGCTTTAGAAATTGCAGAAAAGGGGAGTGGATATGTAAATCCAAATCCTATGGTTGGAGCAGTTATAGTTAAGGACAATAAAATAGTTGGTGAAGGTTATCATGAGAAATTTGGAGGAAATCATGCTGAGGTAAATGCTTTAAATATGGCTGGAAAAGATGCAGAGGGCTCGGAACTATATGTTACGTTAGAACCATGTTCTCATTATGGTAAAACTCCGCCTTGTGCACTTGCGGTAGTTAAAGCGGGAATAAAAAGAGTGATAATTGCCATGGAAGACCCAAATCCTTTAGTAAGTACAAAGGGGATAAAAATACTAAAGGAAAATGGAATAGAAGTTATTACAGGCGTTATGAAAAAGGAATCAGAAAAGTTAAATGAAGTTTTTATAAAGTATATAACAACTAAAAGGCCATTTATAACTATGAAAATGGCATCAACCCTAGATGGAAAAATATGCACTGTTTCAGGAGAATCAAGATGGATAAGCGGACAAACATCAAGAAAATATGTTCATCATTTAAGAAGCAAATATATGAGCATAATGGTGGGAGTAGGTACGGCTATTAATGATAATCCTCTTCTCACAACTAGAATAGAAGGTGAAAATGTAAGAAGTCCTATAGCTATTATTGTGGACTCAAAGCTTAGGGTTCCAAAGGATTTAAGAATTTTTAATACATTACAGGAGAGAAAGATTATTATTGCAACTACTGAATATGCAGATAAAAATAAGGAAAATGAGCTTATAAATATGGGAGTTTCAATTATAAAAACACCTAATAAAAATGGTCGTGTTAACTTAGATTATCTACTAGATGAATTAGGTAAGATAGGTATAGATAGTGTTTTACTCGAAGGTGGAAGCGAATTGAATTTCTCTTTTATAAAGGAAGAAAATATAGATAAGATAATGTGCTTTATAGCGCCAATGATAGTAGGAGGAGAAAAAGCTAAGGGTGCAGTTGGAGGTAAGGGGATAGAAAAGCTTAAGGATTCAATAAAGATATATGATATGGATTCTGAAAAAATTGGAGAGGATATCTTAGTGTCAGGATACCTAAATAGGGGATGA
- a CDS encoding riboflavin synthase: MFTGIIEEIGEIKTIKKYDNSIRIAIKASKVMENIKLGDSIAVNGVCLTIVSCENGEFDVMPETYRVTNLKKLISGSKVNLERALALGDRFGGHIVTGHIDGLGTIESIKKDAIAIEYKIKTNREITSNLVYKGSVAIDGVSLTLGEVQEDYFKFYLIPHTQEKTTLTQRSKGYSVNIECDVLSKNIRNFVNIQNSTKGSCITEGLLKENGFM, translated from the coding sequence TTGTTTACCGGTATTATAGAGGAAATAGGAGAAATTAAAACTATAAAGAAATATGATAATTCAATAAGGATTGCTATAAAAGCTTCAAAGGTAATGGAAAATATCAAGCTTGGAGATAGCATAGCAGTAAACGGAGTATGCCTTACAATTGTATCTTGTGAAAATGGAGAATTTGATGTTATGCCAGAAACATATAGGGTAACTAATTTAAAAAAATTGATTTCAGGAAGTAAAGTTAATTTAGAAAGAGCTTTGGCATTAGGAGATAGATTTGGTGGACATATAGTAACAGGACATATAGATGGGTTGGGAACTATAGAGAGTATAAAAAAAGATGCGATAGCAATTGAATATAAAATAAAGACTAATAGAGAAATTACAAGCAATCTTGTTTATAAAGGTTCTGTAGCTATAGATGGAGTTAGTTTAACTTTAGGAGAAGTACAAGAAGATTATTTTAAATTTTATCTTATTCCTCATACCCAGGAAAAAACAACTTTAACACAAAGGAGTAAAGGTTATAGTGTAAACATAGAGTGTGATGTATTATCAAAAAATATTCGAAATTTTGTGAATATCCAGAATAGTACAAAAGGTTCGTGTATAACTGAAGGTTTATTAAAGGAAAATGGATTTATGTAA
- a CDS encoding bifunctional 3,4-dihydroxy-2-butanone-4-phosphate synthase/GTP cyclohydrolase II, whose translation MNFKFNTVEEAILDIRQGKMVIVVDDEDRENEGDLVAAGATITGETINYMARYARGLICTPMDSDSMERLGINTMVEKNTEYFGTDFGVSVDAARTRTGISAYERAETIKKLSDKDAKEEDFVKPGHTFPLRAKKNGVLDRNGHTEATVDLVRLAGFYPSVGVCCEIMNEDGTMARLPKLMEFSRKNDIKIITVEKLIEYRKKNEALIKREAEAKLPTKYGEFKIVGYKSLIDNKENLAIVKGELKAEEEVLVRVHSKCLTGDVFGSLRCDCGNQLSYALSAIEKQGAGVVLYMDQEGRDIGLLNKLKAYMLQEKGLDTVEANLKLGFEADLREYWAAAEMLKDLGVKKVKLMTNNPEKINELNKYGIDVVSRVPINTEHVKENEFYLRTKKQKMGHLIEI comes from the coding sequence ATGAATTTCAAATTTAATACTGTAGAAGAAGCAATTCTTGATATAAGACAAGGAAAGATGGTTATTGTTGTAGACGATGAAGATAGAGAAAACGAAGGAGATTTGGTGGCAGCAGGAGCAACGATAACAGGAGAAACTATAAATTATATGGCAAGGTATGCCAGAGGACTCATATGTACGCCTATGGATTCAGATAGCATGGAAAGGCTTGGAATAAACACCATGGTAGAAAAAAATACAGAGTATTTCGGTACGGATTTTGGGGTTTCTGTAGATGCTGCAAGGACTAGAACAGGAATTTCAGCATATGAAAGAGCTGAAACTATAAAGAAACTTTCTGATAAAGATGCCAAGGAAGAAGATTTTGTAAAACCAGGACACACATTTCCTCTAAGAGCTAAAAAAAATGGAGTATTGGATAGAAATGGACATACAGAGGCTACCGTTGATTTAGTAAGACTTGCAGGTTTCTATCCTTCAGTTGGAGTATGCTGTGAAATTATGAATGAAGATGGCACTATGGCAAGACTACCAAAGCTTATGGAGTTCTCAAGAAAAAATGATATTAAAATAATAACTGTTGAAAAATTGATTGAATATAGAAAAAAGAATGAGGCACTTATAAAAAGAGAAGCAGAGGCCAAGCTTCCAACAAAATATGGTGAGTTCAAAATAGTTGGATATAAAAGCCTGATTGATAATAAGGAAAATCTAGCTATAGTTAAGGGAGAGCTTAAAGCTGAAGAAGAGGTGCTTGTAAGAGTTCATTCTAAATGCCTTACGGGAGATGTATTTGGATCTCTAAGATGTGATTGTGGAAATCAGCTTTCATATGCACTTAGTGCAATAGAAAAGCAGGGGGCAGGAGTTGTTCTTTATATGGATCAAGAGGGAAGAGATATAGGACTTTTGAATAAGTTAAAGGCATATATGCTCCAAGAAAAGGGTCTTGATACAGTTGAAGCAAATTTGAAATTAGGATTTGAAGCTGATTTAAGAGAATATTGGGCGGCTGCCGAAATGCTTAAAGATTTAGGTGTTAAAAAAGTTAAATTAATGACAAATAATCCTGAAAAAATAAACGAATTAAATAAATATGGAATTGATGTTGTAAGCAGAGTTCCTATTAATACAGAACATGTTAAAGAAAATGAATTTTATCTAAGAACTAAAAAGCAAAAAATGGGTCACTTAATTGAAATTTAA
- the ribE gene encoding 6,7-dimethyl-8-ribityllumazine synthase: MKIYEGKLISKNLKFGIVAGRFNEFIVSKLLSGAVDALKRHGCDEDSIELAWAPGAFEIPLISQKMAESGKYDAVICLGAVIRGATSHFDYVSSEVSKGIAQTSLKTGCPVIFGVLTTDNIEQAIERAGTKSGNKGFDAAVTAIEMANLIKTIGE; this comes from the coding sequence ATGAAAATATATGAAGGCAAACTTATAAGCAAAAATTTAAAATTTGGAATTGTAGCAGGGAGATTTAATGAATTTATAGTATCAAAATTGCTATCAGGTGCAGTAGATGCGCTTAAAAGGCATGGATGTGATGAAGATAGTATAGAGCTTGCATGGGCTCCGGGAGCTTTTGAAATACCATTAATATCACAGAAGATGGCTGAAAGTGGTAAATATGATGCAGTAATTTGCTTAGGTGCTGTGATAAGAGGAGCAACCTCACACTTTGACTATGTATCTTCAGAGGTTTCTAAAGGAATAGCACAAACTTCACTTAAGACGGGGTGCCCTGTAATATTTGGTGTTTTAACAACGGATAATATTGAACAGGCAATAGAAAGAGCTGGAACAAAATCAGGAAATAAAGGTTTTGATGCAGCAGTAACAGCAATTGAAATGGCTAATTTAATTAAAACAATTGGCGAATAG
- the pdxS gene encoding pyridoxal 5'-phosphate synthase lyase subunit PdxS, translating to MGMDRSDMNKNLAQMLKGGVIMDVINKEQAIIAEKAGACAVMALERVPADIRKQGGVARMSDPKMIKEIRESVTIPVMAKVRIGHFVEAEILQSLGIDFIDESEVLTPADDSYHIDKKAFKVPFVCGARNLGEALRRIGEGASMIRTKGEAGTGNVVEAVKHMRTVMDEIRRVKNAAKEEIMTIAKELGAPYDLVQYVWMNGRLPVVNFAAGGVATPADAALMIRLGAEGVFVGSGIFKSENPEKRARAIVMAAAYYDDPKVLEEVSEDLGEPMYGLEISDIKDRYAERGW from the coding sequence ATGGGTATGGATAGAAGTGATATGAATAAAAATCTCGCTCAAATGTTAAAGGGTGGAGTTATAATGGATGTTATTAATAAGGAACAGGCCATAATTGCTGAAAAGGCAGGGGCATGTGCAGTAATGGCACTAGAAAGAGTACCAGCTGATATAAGAAAACAAGGTGGAGTAGCAAGAATGTCTGATCCTAAAATGATAAAAGAAATTAGGGAGTCTGTAACAATACCAGTTATGGCAAAGGTTAGAATAGGGCATTTTGTTGAAGCCGAGATTCTTCAGTCTTTAGGAATAGATTTTATAGATGAAAGTGAGGTTCTAACTCCAGCTGATGATTCTTATCATATTGACAAAAAGGCCTTTAAGGTTCCATTTGTTTGTGGAGCAAGAAATCTTGGAGAAGCACTTAGAAGAATTGGGGAAGGAGCTTCAATGATAAGAACAAAGGGTGAAGCAGGTACTGGAAATGTTGTTGAAGCTGTAAAACATATGAGAACAGTTATGGATGAAATAAGGAGAGTTAAAAATGCAGCTAAGGAAGAAATTATGACAATTGCAAAAGAATTAGGAGCTCCATATGATCTCGTTCAATATGTTTGGATGAATGGAAGGCTTCCTGTAGTTAATTTTGCAGCAGGCGGTGTTGCTACTCCAGCTGATGCTGCGCTTATGATTAGACTTGGTGCAGAAGGAGTATTTGTTGGCTCCGGTATATTTAAGTCTGAAAATCCAGAAAAAAGAGCGAGAGCTATTGTAATGGCAGCAGCTTATTACGATGATCCTAAAGTGCTTGAAGAAGTGTCGGAGGACCTTGGAGAGCCTATGTATGGACTTGAAATAAGTGACATAAAAGATAGATATGCAGAAAGAGGCTGGTAA
- the pdxT gene encoding pyridoxal 5'-phosphate synthase glutaminase subunit PdxT: MRVGVLSFQGGVVEHLEHIEKLNGKPVKVRSLEDLQKIDRLIIPGGESTTIGKFLKQSNMLQPLREKIYGGMPVWGTCAGMILLARKIENSEVNYINAIDITVRRNAYGSQVDSFNTKALIEEISLNEMPLVFIRAPYITRIGETVKALCTIDKNIVAAKSNNVLVTSFHPELADNLEFHEYFMKL, encoded by the coding sequence ATGAGGGTAGGTGTTTTATCGTTTCAAGGTGGAGTAGTTGAACACCTGGAGCATATAGAAAAACTTAATGGTAAACCTGTTAAGGTTAGAAGTTTAGAAGATTTACAAAAAATAGATAGGCTTATAATACCAGGAGGAGAAAGTACAACTATAGGAAAGTTTTTAAAACAATCTAATATGCTCCAACCTTTGAGAGAAAAGATATATGGAGGCATGCCAGTATGGGGAACCTGCGCGGGAATGATACTCTTAGCAAGAAAAATAGAAAACAGTGAGGTCAACTATATAAATGCCATAGACATAACTGTAAGAAGAAATGCTTATGGAAGCCAAGTTGATAGCTTTAATACTAAGGCTTTAATTGAAGAAATATCTTTAAATGAAATGCCGCTTGTTTTTATAAGAGCTCCGTATATAACACGCATAGGAGAAACAGTAAAAGCATTATGTACTATAGATAAAAATATAGTGGCGGCCAAAAGTAACAATGTTTTAGTAACATCTTTTCACCCCGAACTAGCAGATAATTTAGAATTTCATGAATATTTTATGAAGTTATGA
- a CDS encoding spore germination protein: MDFSSRFRSFKGKYIKNDKKRVNNIIEDIREAIGDTSRLIVREILIGQRQQLEAVIMYANGLANRDIIDSGILNPLMFKVNEEFTPSSNIENYLCKKYIAVSNTYIEENFEKVVENIKRGKTIVVVKGSKKFVVVDTTGGPYRSIEEPPSDLSLRGPREGFIENLETNLTMLRRRIKDKNLKTEKFTLGRRSQTDLIMVYIDDVVDKEYLKKIKDEVKKIDIDSVPANSTIEQCIEEHTYSIFPQIFGSERPDVIAAHLMEGRIAFLLEGTSYVTVYPSTFFDFFQTIEDYYGRTIQAIFIRIIRIIAVFIVTSLPAIYITFIKFNAELIPIEFVATLIQSRKGIALTPFMSLLSMNFTIELLREGGYRLPSKIGQTLSVVGGIIIGDAALKAKIVSSATLLVAGITTVAAFVISNYQMSTSIRLINYPMLILANWLGVLGIVIGWFFIIAYLCSKENFGVPYFSFNKSDIKDIFVRAPIWQMDERPRIIPNHNPVRQKDFKGGKNE; encoded by the coding sequence ATGGATTTTTCATCGCGTTTTCGTTCATTTAAAGGAAAGTATATTAAGAATGACAAAAAGAGAGTTAATAATATTATCGAAGATATAAGGGAAGCTATTGGTGACACAAGTAGGTTGATAGTCAGAGAAATTTTAATAGGTCAAAGGCAGCAGCTAGAGGCAGTAATAATGTATGCAAATGGCTTGGCTAATAGGGATATAATAGATAGCGGTATTCTCAATCCATTAATGTTTAAAGTTAATGAGGAGTTTACTCCTAGCTCAAATATAGAAAATTATTTATGTAAAAAATATATTGCTGTTAGTAATACTTACATAGAAGAAAATTTCGAAAAGGTAGTTGAAAATATAAAAAGAGGAAAAACTATAGTTGTAGTTAAAGGGTCAAAAAAATTTGTTGTAGTTGATACAACAGGAGGTCCATATAGATCAATTGAAGAACCACCTAGTGATCTATCTTTAAGAGGTCCTAGAGAGGGGTTTATTGAAAATTTAGAAACTAATTTAACTATGTTAAGAAGAAGAATAAAGGATAAAAACTTAAAAACAGAAAAATTTACATTGGGAAGAAGAAGTCAGACAGATCTCATTATGGTGTATATCGATGATGTGGTAGATAAAGAATATTTGAAAAAGATAAAGGATGAGGTAAAAAAAATAGATATTGATTCTGTTCCGGCAAACAGTACAATAGAACAATGTATAGAAGAGCATACTTATAGTATTTTTCCACAGATTTTTGGATCTGAAAGACCGGATGTTATAGCAGCACATCTTATGGAGGGAAGAATAGCCTTTCTATTAGAGGGAACTTCTTATGTGACTGTATATCCGAGTACTTTTTTTGATTTTTTTCAGACAATAGAAGATTACTATGGTAGAACAATTCAAGCTATATTTATAAGAATTATAAGAATTATAGCTGTATTTATAGTAACAAGTTTGCCAGCTATTTATATAACTTTTATAAAATTTAACGCAGAGCTCATTCCTATTGAATTTGTAGCAACTCTTATTCAGTCTAGAAAAGGTATAGCTTTAACCCCTTTTATGTCCTTATTATCAATGAATTTTACAATAGAGTTACTAAGGGAGGGAGGATATAGGCTGCCAAGTAAAATAGGTCAAACGCTTAGTGTTGTTGGGGGTATTATTATTGGAGATGCTGCACTTAAAGCTAAGATTGTTAGTTCTGCTACTCTATTAGTTGCAGGAATTACTACAGTAGCAGCCTTTGTAATATCAAATTATCAAATGTCCACATCAATAAGGTTAATTAATTATCCAATGCTAATATTAGCTAATTGGCTTGGTGTACTTGGAATAGTAATTGGTTGGTTTTTTATAATAGCATATTTGTGTTCTAAAGAAAACTTTGGAGTACCTTATTTTTCTTTTAATAAAAGTGATATCAAAGATATATTTGTAAGAGCACCAATATGGCAAATGGATGAAAGACCTAGAATTATTCCAAATCATAATCCTGTTAGACAGAAGGATTTTAAGGGTGGTAAAAATGAATAG
- a CDS encoding spore germination protein, translated as MNRYKDVYLSASQITFLMFSSLIGVGFTYLPISVIKQASQDGWIACIIGAIYPLLLVLMASYICKKSPKENILMLSKKYFGSIIGNTFNCIFMLFFIFILTSEIAGFSNVFIVYATGFLKSYQVIAVVLLVTAYMAFKGLKPVARLCEVLFYLLIVLLLLPIGVLKEGNPLNVMPVGGSGLVNIIKASKDTMFFYTGAELALLIYPFSLSSKKFLKSCILSLGLVVIIYTLVTFLTIYYYGIDAAPKLLWPTIGLSDSLHVPIINSFRYIFISLWSLVILRCISVYYFAVSFGISRIIKKIPSESVTVFIYPVAFVLCMLYQNPTNRRSYSDILVRYFVIFNFCYVFIILIITVFKKGERHENK; from the coding sequence ATGAATAGATATAAGGATGTATACTTATCAGCAAGCCAAATTACTTTTTTAATGTTTTCTTCCTTGATTGGCGTTGGATTTACCTATTTACCTATTTCAGTTATTAAACAGGCAAGTCAAGATGGGTGGATAGCGTGTATTATTGGAGCTATATATCCTTTATTATTAGTGTTAATGGCAAGTTATATATGCAAAAAATCACCTAAAGAAAATATTCTAATGCTAAGTAAAAAATATTTTGGAAGTATAATTGGAAATACCTTTAACTGTATTTTTATGTTATTTTTTATATTTATTCTAACCTCTGAAATTGCTGGATTTAGTAATGTGTTTATTGTATATGCAACAGGTTTTTTGAAATCCTATCAAGTAATTGCAGTGGTTTTATTAGTAACGGCATATATGGCATTTAAAGGCTTGAAGCCGGTTGCAAGATTATGTGAGGTGTTATTTTATTTATTGATAGTTTTACTTTTATTGCCTATTGGAGTTTTAAAAGAAGGAAATCCTTTAAATGTTATGCCAGTGGGAGGATCGGGTCTAGTTAATATAATTAAGGCTTCAAAGGACACTATGTTTTTTTATACTGGAGCTGAACTTGCTCTACTAATATACCCATTTTCTTTAAGTAGTAAAAAATTTTTGAAGAGTTGCATTTTATCACTTGGTTTAGTTGTAATTATTTATACATTAGTTACTTTTTTAACTATTTATTATTATGGCATAGATGCAGCGCCTAAATTATTGTGGCCAACAATAGGATTAAGTGACAGCTTACATGTTCCAATTATAAATAGTTTTAGATACATATTTATATCACTATGGTCACTAGTAATATTACGATGTATTTCTGTTTATTATTTTGCAGTTTCTTTTGGAATTAGCAGAATAATAAAGAAAATACCTTCCGAGAGTGTAACTGTATTCATATATCCAGTAGCTTTTGTACTGTGTATGTTATATCAAAACCCAACCAATAGACGTAGTTATTCAGATATATTAGTGCGTTATTTTGTGATATTTAATTTTTGCTATGTTTTTATAATATTAATTATAACGGTGTTCAAGAAAGGTGAAAGACATGAAAATAAATAA
- a CDS encoding Ger(x)C family spore germination protein, whose translation MKINNKLLFIPVILIFIAVFIGGKGELVENLEIPVGVGVDVEKTPSGIAYKIPIVVYSFEDANKIESYQLLGEGSIPPDTRQDRQLKANKKFILGLNKIFVYSEASAKNGLKPFLDLNLNNPEINDRAWCVIFKGKAQDILNYKVKGYKSSSDYIEGMIKNLNEFNFFSKQYTFTDIFVRCSTEGRTALLPYIEIKDGLIQTTGLAIFNKDKMVANVGIEESRVINMLKENNVKGIVSVERSPKRYTSFYGVTKRKIKCYKKDGKYQFIINLKLKGKIVTNQLYKNITSDSRQLQKFKFLLEKSVEQNCNQTIKDITKKYKVDVLDLGRVATAKYGKHTGTDWNKAVSESDIKVNVKVEIDDEGRGDY comes from the coding sequence ATGAAAATAAATAATAAGTTATTATTTATTCCAGTAATACTAATATTTATTGCGGTGTTCATAGGAGGAAAAGGAGAGTTAGTAGAGAATTTGGAAATACCAGTAGGAGTCGGTGTGGATGTGGAGAAAACACCTAGTGGTATAGCATATAAAATACCTATAGTAGTTTATTCATTTGAGGATGCTAATAAAATAGAAAGTTACCAACTGCTTGGAGAAGGTAGTATTCCACCAGATACTAGGCAGGATAGACAACTTAAGGCAAATAAGAAATTTATTTTAGGATTAAATAAAATATTTGTATATAGCGAAGCCTCCGCAAAGAATGGACTAAAGCCTTTCTTGGATTTGAACTTAAACAACCCAGAAATAAATGATAGAGCTTGGTGTGTAATTTTTAAAGGAAAAGCACAGGATATTCTCAATTATAAGGTTAAAGGGTATAAAAGTTCTTCGGATTACATAGAGGGAATGATAAAAAATTTAAATGAATTTAACTTTTTCTCCAAACAGTATACTTTTACAGATATTTTTGTAAGATGTAGTACTGAAGGTAGAACGGCGTTGTTACCATATATAGAAATAAAGGATGGATTAATACAGACAACAGGACTTGCTATATTCAATAAGGATAAAATGGTTGCTAATGTAGGTATTGAAGAAAGCAGAGTAATAAATATGTTAAAAGAAAATAATGTAAAGGGTATTGTGTCTGTTGAAAGATCTCCTAAGAGGTACACAAGTTTTTATGGAGTAACTAAAAGGAAAATTAAATGCTATAAAAAAGATGGAAAATATCAATTTATAATAAACTTAAAATTAAAGGGGAAAATTGTAACAAATCAATTATATAAAAATATTACTTCAGACTCCAGGCAGCTACAAAAGTTTAAATTTTTACTAGAAAAATCAGTGGAACAAAATTGCAATCAAACCATAAAGGATATAACAAAAAAATATAAAGTGGATGTTTTAGATTTGGGTAGAGTTGCAACTGCAAAATATGGCAAACATACTGGAACTGATTGGAATAAGGCTGTAAGTGAATCTGATATAAAAGTTAATGTAAAAGTTGAGATTGATGATGAAGGAAGAGGTGATTATTAG
- a CDS encoding GntR family transcriptional regulator, whose product MLIRIDFESETPIYEQLKNQLVIGMAKGELRRGESLPSVRQMAEDIGINLHTVNKVYNILKQEGYLNIDRRIGAVINENMPERTEEFSEKLIKELEYVIADCKCRDISKKEFLDICSKIYDDYNS is encoded by the coding sequence TTGCTGATAAGAATAGATTTTGAATCGGAAACACCTATATATGAACAGTTAAAAAATCAATTAGTTATAGGTATGGCTAAGGGGGAGTTAAGGAGAGGAGAAAGTCTTCCTTCTGTGAGGCAAATGGCAGAGGATATAGGGATAAATTTGCATACTGTCAATAAAGTATATAACATATTGAAGCAGGAAGGATATCTTAATATCGACAGAAGAATAGGTGCTGTGATAAACGAAAATATGCCCGAAAGAACCGAAGAATTTTCAGAAAAATTGATTAAGGAGCTTGAATATGTTATTGCAGATTGTAAATGCAGAGATATAAGTAAAAAAGAATTTTTAGATATATGCAGTAAGATTTATGATGATTATAATTCGTAG